The genomic interval GATCATAAGTTCAAAATACTGGCAACAGAACTGGGCATTTATACTATAAAAGATAAATATCCAAACGAAATTTCTGGTGGGCAAAAACAACGAACATCTGCAGCCCGAGCGTTCATCCATGAACCAAGTATTATCTTTGCCGATGAACCAACAGGGGCACTTGATTCAAAATCGGCTTCCGATATGTTAAATAAGCTAAGTGAATTAAATCAAAAACGAAAAGCAACGATCATGATGGTTACTCATGATGCGGTTGCCGCTAGTTACTGTAGTAGGGTTATTTTTATTAAAGACGGAAGCATTTATACCCAATTAAATAAAGGAGAAGAATCAAGGAAAGAATTTTTCAACGATATTATGAAAACACAAGCTGTCCTAGGTGGGGTGCAAAATGAGCGTTAATCAACTCATCCTTCGAAATTTGAAAAAGAATTTAAAAAACTATTATCTTTATGTATTTGCTCTAGTTTTTAGTGTCGCCCTTTATTTTGCGTTTGTCACCTTGCAATATGATCCATCCATGAATGAAGCGAAAGATTCCATTAAAGGAGCTGCTGCTATAAAGACAGCATCGATCCTGCTTATTGCGATTGTGACCATTTTCCTTTTGTATGCCAATAAGATTTTTATTAAACGTCGAAGTAAGGAAATTGGTTTATTACAGCTTATTGGAATGACAAAATCCGCTATCTTTCGTCTACTAAGCATTGAGAACTTCATCCTCTATTTCGGCTCCTTAGTCATAGGAATTTTTGTTGGATTTGCAAGTTCTAAATTAATGATGATGATTTTATTCAAAATTATGGGGGTCAATCTCGCTACAGCCCTTCATTTTTCAGAAGAAGCATTTATTCAAACACTTATTGTATTTGCGGCGATTTACCTGATCATCATGTTGATGAACTATTTATTTATTAAAAGACAAAGTATTTTAAATTTATTTAGAATTATTTCCTCCGTGGAGGGAAGAGTGAAAAAAGTAAGCGTTTTGGAAATGATTATTGGAATTTTAGGGATTGTTTTCATTGCCTCAGGCTACTATGTTTCGACCAAATTATTTAGCGGTGATTTTACAACGATGAATGAGCTATTTGCGGCGATGGTGATGATTCTAGGGTCTGTTATTATTGGAACCTATCTTTTTTATAAAGGATCTGTTACCTTTATAACCAATATCATTCGAAAAAGAAAAGGCGGATATTTGAATATCAATGAGGTATTATCTTTATCCTCCATTATGTTTCGGATGAAATCAAATGCGTTATTATTAACGATTATTACAACCGTATCTGCGCTTGCAATCGGTTTATTATCTTTAAGCTATATTTCTTATTATTCAGCTGGGAAAAATGCTGAAAATAATGTTCCAACCCATTTTTCATTAGCCACTGATAGGGATGCACAGGTTTTTAAAGATGCGTTAGAAACAAAGGGGATTACATACATTGAAAAAAGGATTGAGGTCATTGAAGTGTATGCTGATCTAGATCAAATAATGGAAACAGGTATGAAAGAGCTCCAATTTGATCCAAAAAATATGTCGGTACCTATCGTTAGTGATAAAGATATTAAAAATGTCAATCTAGCAGCAAACGAAGTTCTTTTTTCAGGATATAGTGATATTATGAGTAAATTTATGTCATTTAAAGACTCTGGGAAAATTGAGGTCAAAGGAAAAACGAAAACCATCCCACTGAAATATTTGGGGTTAGAAAAAGAACCCATTCTCCCATATTACTTCACAGCTGGTGGATTCCCAACTGTTATAGTAGACGAAACGGTATTTAAAAAGTTAAAAAACGACATTAATACGGAAATTGAACAAAAATCCCCGCTCTATATCGGAATTGATATTCAAGATGAGAACAAGATAGAACAGGCAAATGATGTGTTTCATGAGTTAAAAATAAGTGAAAATAATTCAAATATCTCTCGTTTAGAAATGAGCAAAAGTCAAAAACAAATGATGGGACTAATAATGTTTATCGTTGGATTTCTTGGTTTAACCTTCTTAATTACATCTGGATGTATCCTTTATTTTAAACAAATGGATGAAAGTGAAGATGAAAAATCAAATTATACGATATTAAGAAAACTTGGGTTCACACAAGGAGACCTATTAAAAGGGATTCAAGCAAAACAAATGTTTAATTTCGGGATTCCATTAGTCATTGGACTATTGCATAGCTATTTCGCGGTCCAATCCGGCTGGTTTTTATTCGGAACAGAACTGTGGACCCCAATGATCATCGTCATGGTACTCTACACAGCCCTATATTCCATCTTCGGAATCCTATCCGTCCTTTACTATAAAAAAATAATAAAAGAAGCACTATAAACACCAGGCACCCCTATCTTTACAGGCGGTGCCTTTTTTCTGGATGGTGCCAGGCACCATCCAGATAATGTAAGTAAATAGACAGGAAATACTAATTAGACATTCTTATTTTTTAGTGCTATTTTTTTTATAGATTGTTGGGTGAGGGGTGTTTGTTTGTTTCGCATTTATTATATTGAACCTTTTATTATGCTTGCGACTTTGATAAGATGGCTTATTTTATCTACTATTACGGGGGCGATTGTTGGTACTGGGACGAGTTTGTTTTTACATATTCTGCATTATTCTACTGACCAAACCGCTCATATCCCTCTTTGGATGCAAATGATGTTACTTCCAATTGGTGGAATAATAAATGGTCTTATTATTTATTATGGTTATCGAAATGCATCAAAGGATAAAAAGGATTCTGTGATTGCGGCAGTCCATGAGCAGGCAGGATTAATGCCGTACAAAACATTGCCTCTTAAACCAATAGCAGCCATTATCACACTTGGTTCTGGCGGATCTGCAGGAAAAGAAGGGCCTTGTTCTCACATCGGTGGAACATTGGCTTCATGGTTTGGGTATCTGATTCATTTAAATCCAGAACTTCAAAAAAGAATTGTCGCATGTGGGATTAGCGCAGGGTTCGCGAGTGTATTTGGCACTCCGATCGCTGGAGCTATTTATGGAATTGAAATCTTAACCATTGGACGATTACGTTATGATTACATCTTCCCAGCAATCATTGCCGGAGTGACATCCTATGAAGTAAGTAAATTTTGGGGAATTACCTACACATTTTACCCGATTGGAACTTCCCATTTTTCCGAAGGCCTTTTTATGAAGATTATTTTGATTGGGATCATTTGTGGACTTATCGCATGGTTATTTATTGAAATGTTTGAACAAGTGCGTGCGATTTTTCAGTTTGTCCAACAACGATTTCAAATTTGGCCCCCACTCATGCCGATGTTAGGTGGTCTGCTTTTATCTATACTCATCATATTCATCCCTACAGACTATTTAGGGCTTAGCCTTCCTTTGATGGATCAGGCTTTACAAGGTGAGGCAACACCTTTATTAGGTTTTTTCTGGAAATCATTATTAGTGGCAATTACATTAGGTTCTGGTTTTTACGGCGGGATTGTCACACCACAATTTGTCATTGGAGCATTATCCGGAAATGCTTTTGCCCATCTACTGAATGTTGACCCTGTTTTAGGAGCAGCCGTCGGGATGGTAGCAGTCGTTGCTTCGGCTTCAAACACACCACTAGCCGCTATTTTCATGGGGTATGAGTTATTTGGAAGCTTAACAGGCTTATATGTCGTCGGCGCCTGTATTACAGCCTATATCATCATTGGCCACCGAAGTGTATATCCCGATCAACTTGTTGCCTATTCTAAATCATTATGGATGCATCTCGAACCTAATATCCCATTGAAAAAAGAAAAAATTCACGTATCCTACGGGCTATTAAGGAAAATGAAGCGATGGCAGTATCGTAGAAAGTGAAATAAGGGAATGATTGAAACTTCAACCAACATTAGATTGAGATTTCTTCAATTTAAACTAACATTATTAATAGTGCAAAAAAACCTGGAAATATGCATATATAGCGGGAAGTGTGCAAATAAACAGAAAACAGGCGCAAAAG from Oikeobacillus pervagus carries:
- a CDS encoding chloride channel protein, whose amino-acid sequence is MFRIYYIEPFIMLATLIRWLILSTITGAIVGTGTSLFLHILHYSTDQTAHIPLWMQMMLLPIGGIINGLIIYYGYRNASKDKKDSVIAAVHEQAGLMPYKTLPLKPIAAIITLGSGGSAGKEGPCSHIGGTLASWFGYLIHLNPELQKRIVACGISAGFASVFGTPIAGAIYGIEILTIGRLRYDYIFPAIIAGVTSYEVSKFWGITYTFYPIGTSHFSEGLFMKIILIGIICGLIAWLFIEMFEQVRAIFQFVQQRFQIWPPLMPMLGGLLLSILIIFIPTDYLGLSLPLMDQALQGEATPLLGFFWKSLLVAITLGSGFYGGIVTPQFVIGALSGNAFAHLLNVDPVLGAAVGMVAVVASASNTPLAAIFMGYELFGSLTGLYVVGACITAYIIIGHRSVYPDQLVAYSKSLWMHLEPNIPLKKEKIHVSYGLLRKMKRWQYRRK
- a CDS encoding ABC transporter permease — its product is MSVNQLILRNLKKNLKNYYLYVFALVFSVALYFAFVTLQYDPSMNEAKDSIKGAAAIKTASILLIAIVTIFLLYANKIFIKRRSKEIGLLQLIGMTKSAIFRLLSIENFILYFGSLVIGIFVGFASSKLMMMILFKIMGVNLATALHFSEEAFIQTLIVFAAIYLIIMLMNYLFIKRQSILNLFRIISSVEGRVKKVSVLEMIIGILGIVFIASGYYVSTKLFSGDFTTMNELFAAMVMILGSVIIGTYLFYKGSVTFITNIIRKRKGGYLNINEVLSLSSIMFRMKSNALLLTIITTVSALAIGLLSLSYISYYSAGKNAENNVPTHFSLATDRDAQVFKDALETKGITYIEKRIEVIEVYADLDQIMETGMKELQFDPKNMSVPIVSDKDIKNVNLAANEVLFSGYSDIMSKFMSFKDSGKIEVKGKTKTIPLKYLGLEKEPILPYYFTAGGFPTVIVDETVFKKLKNDINTEIEQKSPLYIGIDIQDENKIEQANDVFHELKISENNSNISRLEMSKSQKQMMGLIMFIVGFLGLTFLITSGCILYFKQMDESEDEKSNYTILRKLGFTQGDLLKGIQAKQMFNFGIPLVIGLLHSYFAVQSGWFLFGTELWTPMIIVMVLYTALYSIFGILSVLYYKKIIKEAL
- a CDS encoding ABC transporter ATP-binding protein, whose product is MSILEAMKIHKNYGNKFNKQEVLKGIDISVEKGEFVSIMGASGSGKTTLLNVLSSIDQVSDGTIKIDGEEIVGMKEKQLAEFRKNHLGFIFQEYNLLDTLTVKENILLPLSITKTPKKEADHKFKILATELGIYTIKDKYPNEISGGQKQRTSAARAFIHEPSIIFADEPTGALDSKSASDMLNKLSELNQKRKATIMMVTHDAVAASYCSRVIFIKDGSIYTQLNKGEESRKEFFNDIMKTQAVLGGVQNER